The Candidatus Hydrogenedentota bacterium genome contains the following window.
CGGACCTCCGGCACGCCACCAGGCGATTGGCCACACGAGCGGCGCAACAGGAGGTTGGGCATCCCTGCCCGACGCAACATGCGCTCCCGATGCGGCAGTGCCTGCAATTTCGTCGCATAACCGAGCGTTTCCACGTGGACACGCCAGGGGGGCCTGACCTGAAAGCCAGCCACCTACGAAATCGACGCGCTCGGTGTGTCGATCATTTCTTGTATCGGTACATTTGGTGTCCGTTTTGTGGCTTATTATCTGGGTTGCGAATCTCACGGTTAGGAGAATAAATCTCGGCGCGGTCTTTGGCCAACAATTAGGTTACAAGAACCAATCGGGGACGCTTCTACGGCGATCGGGAGACTTTAGCGCGATGACAACTTCTGCAATTGTAATTCTCCTTGCCACACTCGCACTGAGCCAGGAATCCGCGACAGATTCGATGGCTCCGATCATGATCCGCGTTCAAAGCGCGGAGCCAGCGCAGCCAGTTCAAGAAATCCAATATTTCAGAAAGGCGGGGGAGTTGGTCAAAGGGTCTTACTGGCGTACCAGAGTGGACTCCACGCCTACTTCCGCCACATATGATACCACGCCTCCCACGGATTGGCGCCATTGTGAGACTCCAGACCGTCTCGAAATCAAAGGCGTCGAAGGGAAAGAGGTGGTTTTTGTCCGTGCCCCCGGCTTTGAGACGAGGGCGATTCAGATTCCTGATTCAAGCGATTCCAGCATCAGCATCGATATCGAACTAGCACCGGTCCAGCCAATTTCTGGTGTCGTTGTCGATGAAGGTAATAAGGGTGTTCCAGGCGCTCCCATAGTGATCGGTAGCTTGCCAACAGATTTCTATGGAGCAGAAGAATATAACTGGGATTTAAAGAGGCTGGCCGTTGCGACTACAGACGAGCAGGGACGATTTTCTGTAACTTCGTATCCAATTAGATATCCGCTTCTGCTCACGACAGCTGCCGATGGCTTCGCTCCCGGGCACATGGTCATAAGCAAGCCAGAGGAGGTACGCAATGCCTATATCTCACTTCACAAACCTGTCACCTTCGCTGGGCATGTCCAATTGCCAAAAGGGCGGGTTAAACAATTAAAGATGACAGTGATACTTCTAACTCATGACGACTTGCCCTATGGGGAAATATATTCAGAATCAACCACCGGTGGAGGGAGCTTTTCGATAAGTGGCATGCCGCCAGGAAGAGCTAAACTATATATATCAGGAACAACCCCGTACCTAATTCTCATGGAGAATCATTTTACCCATGAGCAACACGTTGATATCGCGGCTGGAGATTCCTCACCAGTGAGTATCTACATAAACAATTAGTCTCGGCATTGGAAGAACGTGGATGATTATGAATGGCGGTTTGGAAAAATGGGACAACCAACTATTCGTGGTAACCATATAGTTACAATGCCGTACTGAATCTATGTGGTCTGCACCGGTACGCCTGCGACGGCATGATCCGCCTGACGAATACCTGGTTCTCGGGCAACGATGAGGAAGGCTCAACGACCTACGGCCTTCTGGGGCGCGTGAGCACCCGGAGCTCGGCGAGCGGCGGGAGTTTCCTGAGCAGGCTGGATGCCCAGTTCGGCCGCCGCCTCCGCGCGCTGGCCGCGGCCAGGGGCTATTGACGTGCGGGCCGGCATATGCTACGTTGCAGCAGCGGCAGATTGACGCAAAGCGGCGCATAATTGTGAGAAAGGCAGCACCTATGAACGGCGCGAGGAGACGCTCGGGCTCACGGGGACGGTGGCTCAATCGCCAGCGCGCCCTCTCTGCCGTGCGTCTGGCAAGGCGCGGTTTCCGGAAGGGAAAATGGGTATCCAGAGAAAATAGGTGGCTGTCCCCATTTGTATCCCTCCTGTGTGGGAGCCGCCAGTGGTTCGATTTTAGCGTTATCTCTAGAAAGATGAGAGCGAGGATTGGCAGTGTGCGTAAGCCCCAACGCGCGATACCTGCTTTCACTGTTTTTCTATTGACGTGGAAGGTTGACTCTTGCTGGATATCTTGCGAATCGTCGCCGCAATCGGCTGCATTCTGATTGCGATTCGTAGCGGACGCAAAAAGGACTTTGTCTGGATGATACTCTTCATCGGACTGGCGTTGGTATTTCTTGTATGAACGTTGTAGGAAATAGGGGAGAGGCGCCGGGATAAGCCGGCAGGATGTTGGGAGTGAGAGTCTTCCGCCACGGCGCATATTCGACCTACAGTGAAGAGCAGGTATCACACTGTCCTCCGAGTCATGCCCGCCTGCGGCGCGTTTTCAATCGGTATCCCCGTGAGGGGGTGTGGGAAGCGTTGGCAGGGGCAGGTGCAGGCTGGGTATTGAGCCGCGTAACTTTTTGGAAATAGGGGACGCCACCTATTTTTCCTAACCACTCAAAACAAAGGACTTATAAGAGATGCGCATCGCCGTGTTTGCCCGCGACCGGCCTGAAACCGCTGGACATCGGGCGCTCGAAGTACCACGACTACTACCTCGACGCGACAACCTACGAGCGCTGGGAATACGTGTATGACGGGGACAACATGCTGGCCGAGCTCATCCGGGCAGCTGGCAGTTGACAGTTGACAGTTGACAGTTGACAGTTGGCTGCGCGGGCGCTGAAATGGGGTGGGACATTCGGAATGGACGGCCGCCTGGGAGTTGAGCCGCTCGTGCGGGGTGGTTATGGCGGTGTTGGGTTGGCGTTGCTCCAGGCACACGAATCCGCCTGGGGCGGAATCGCGTGGCACGGGGGCGGTGGGGGCATGTGCTGAATGGGGTCGTAGCAGGCAGGATATTTGCCCCTTGATGCCGATGCATGGCGCGCGCAACGGCCCGACCCCGGCCGGGACGTACCCCCGCCCTGTGGCGTGACGCGTTGACGCTCCGGGCGCCAGTGGACGCGAGGGCGCCTTCTGCAACGTCTGGCGCCTGTGCGCGGGTACGTCCCTTGGCGCCGCCAAGGGACGGGTGCGCGTCGGCCACCTCTAACTCACCGCACATAGACCGGCGTCCCGCGCCTGAGACCGCTGCCCTTCCCGAACACCGCCGGTGCGCGCGCCTGTCCCGGTCGGGGTAGCGGCGGGAGGCGTGATTGTGGGGGGGGGATTGGCACGGGCAAGCCCTGGGGGGGGCAGTTGACGGTTGGCTGTTGACAGTTGTGACTGTGTCAGGTGGTGAAAGGGTGGGTTCAGGATGCCTGGGCTTTCTTGCAGGGGATGAGGGAGCGTTGGGATGCTGAACGTGTGTTGGGTCAGGCAGGGATGCCTAACCTCCTTTTGGGCCGCTCGGGTAGGGGGGGCGGGAATATTTGCTCCAGGCACGCGAATCCGCCTGGGGCGGAATCGCGTGGCACGGGGAACTGTTGGACGCGGGGGCGTTTGTTGCAGTGTCTGGCTGCTGTGCGGGGGTACGTCCCTTGCGCAGGCGCCGGTGCGCGGCTACGTCCCTTGGGCGCTCCCGGCCCGCTGGCGCCGCCGGGCATGGGTGTGCTCTAATTTCCCCGCGCGGCAACACCGCCGCGATTCGAGTTCGGGGGCGCCCCCCGTTGGGGACCATCCAGAAGGAAGACGCCATGCCCTCCATGCCTCCTCTCCGCACCTTTCGCTTCGTCGCCGCGCTTGCCGGGCTGCTGCTCGCCCTGTCCGGCGGCGCGCAGACCGTCCTCCACGTGGCGCCCGGCGGCAACGACGCCTGGTCGGGCCGTCTTTCGGCGCCCAACGCGGACGCGTCCGACGGGCCCCTGGCCACGACCGCCGGCGCCCGCGACGCCAT
Protein-coding sequences here:
- a CDS encoding carboxypeptidase regulatory-like domain-containing protein yields the protein MTTSAIVILLATLALSQESATDSMAPIMIRVQSAEPAQPVQEIQYFRKAGELVKGSYWRTRVDSTPTSATYDTTPPTDWRHCETPDRLEIKGVEGKEVVFVRAPGFETRAIQIPDSSDSSISIDIELAPVQPISGVVVDEGNKGVPGAPIVIGSLPTDFYGAEEYNWDLKRLAVATTDEQGRFSVTSYPIRYPLLLTTAADGFAPGHMVISKPEEVRNAYISLHKPVTFAGHVQLPKGRVKQLKMTVILLTHDDLPYGEIYSESTTGGGSFSISGMPPGRAKLYISGTTPYLILMENHFTHEQHVDIAAGDSSPVSIYINN